A genomic segment from Paraburkholderia hayleyella encodes:
- the ftsH gene encoding ATP-dependent zinc metalloprotease FtsH, whose translation MNNNMFSKAAVWLVIALVLFTVFRQFDKPRVQESVSYSQFMDDAKNGKVKDVVVQGRNLTVTPADGQKYQIVSPGDIWMVGDLLKYNVQVSGKADEEPSMLVSALTYLGPTLLIIVFWFYMMRQMQGGGKGGAFSFGKSRARLLDENNNAINFTDVAGCDEAKEEVSELVDFLRDPQKFQKLGGRIPRGVLLVGPPGTGKTLLARAIAGEAKVPFFSISGSDFVEMFVGVGAARVRDMFEQAKKHAPCIVFIDEIDAVGRHRGAGMGGGNDEREQTLNQMLVEMDGFEANSGVIVIAATNRSDVLDKALLRPGRFDRQVYVGLPDIRGREHIMKVHLRKVPISNDVDAAVIARGTPGFSGADLANLVNEAALFAARRGKRIVEMVDFEDAKDKIFMGPERKSAVIREESKRATAYHESGHAVIAKLLPKADPVHKVTIIPRGRALGVTWQLPEHDNETYSKDYLLDRLAILFGGRVAEELFLNLISTGASDDFNKATATARAMVARFGMTDALGPMVYVDDENDATPFGRGFTRTISEATQQKVDAEIRRVLDEQYNLAKRLLDENRDKVEAMTAALMEWETIDADQINDIMAGRPPRSPKNAPPPAGGAAPGGSTGTEVKPGNAAAPA comes from the coding sequence TTGAACAACAATATGTTTTCGAAGGCGGCAGTGTGGCTGGTTATCGCACTGGTGCTGTTTACTGTGTTCAGGCAGTTCGACAAGCCGCGAGTCCAGGAAAGTGTCTCGTATTCCCAGTTCATGGACGACGCCAAAAATGGCAAGGTCAAGGACGTCGTGGTCCAGGGCCGCAATCTGACCGTGACGCCGGCAGACGGGCAAAAATATCAGATCGTGTCGCCGGGCGATATCTGGATGGTGGGCGACCTGCTGAAATATAACGTCCAGGTGAGCGGCAAGGCAGACGAAGAACCGAGCATGCTGGTGTCAGCGCTGACTTATCTCGGCCCGACTCTTCTGATCATCGTGTTCTGGTTTTACATGATGCGGCAGATGCAAGGGGGCGGCAAAGGCGGGGCCTTCTCGTTTGGCAAGTCGCGGGCGCGTTTGCTGGATGAAAACAATAACGCCATCAATTTCACCGATGTCGCCGGCTGCGACGAAGCGAAGGAAGAAGTCTCCGAACTGGTCGATTTCCTGCGCGATCCGCAAAAATTCCAGAAGCTCGGTGGCCGCATCCCGCGTGGTGTGCTGCTGGTTGGCCCGCCCGGAACCGGCAAGACCTTGCTGGCCCGAGCCATTGCCGGTGAGGCAAAAGTACCGTTCTTCAGCATTTCCGGTTCGGATTTCGTTGAAATGTTCGTTGGCGTGGGCGCCGCCCGCGTGCGTGACATGTTCGAGCAGGCCAAGAAGCATGCGCCCTGCATCGTGTTTATCGACGAAATCGACGCCGTTGGCCGCCATCGTGGCGCGGGCATGGGCGGTGGCAACGACGAACGTGAGCAGACGCTCAACCAGATGCTCGTCGAGATGGATGGTTTCGAAGCCAATTCCGGTGTGATCGTGATTGCGGCCACTAACCGCTCGGACGTGCTCGACAAGGCCTTGCTGCGCCCGGGCCGTTTTGACCGTCAGGTTTATGTGGGCCTGCCCGACATTCGTGGCCGCGAGCACATCATGAAGGTGCATTTGCGCAAGGTGCCCATTTCAAATGACGTGGATGCTGCGGTCATCGCGCGCGGCACACCGGGTTTTTCAGGTGCGGATCTGGCCAATCTCGTCAACGAAGCGGCACTTTTTGCCGCACGGCGGGGCAAGCGGATTGTCGAAATGGTCGATTTCGAAGATGCCAAGGACAAGATTTTCATGGGTCCGGAGCGCAAATCCGCGGTTATTCGTGAAGAGTCCAAGCGTGCAACGGCTTACCATGAGTCGGGCCATGCGGTGATCGCCAAGCTTTTGCCCAAGGCCGATCCCGTGCACAAGGTCACGATTATTCCCCGTGGCCGCGCGCTGGGTGTGACCTGGCAGTTGCCGGAACACGATAACGAGACTTATTCGAAAGATTATCTGCTGGACCGTCTCGCTATCCTGTTTGGCGGGCGAGTGGCTGAAGAGCTGTTTCTTAACCTGATTAGCACGGGCGCATCGGACGATTTCAACAAGGCGACAGCGACGGCACGGGCGATGGTGGCGCGCTTCGGCATGACGGATGCCTTGGGGCCCATGGTTTATGTCGATGACGAAAACGATGCGACGCCGTTTGGCCGCGGGTTCACGCGGACGATCTCCGAAGCGACCCAGCAAAAAGTCGATGCTGAAATCCGCCGGGTGCTCGATGAGCAGTACAACCTTGCCAAACGCCTGCTCGATGAAAACCGCGACAAGGTCGAGGCGATGACTGCAGCGCTGATGGAGTGGGAGACCATCGATGCCGACCAGATCAACGACATCATGGCAGGCCGTCCGCCACGTTCGCCTAAAAATGCGCCGCCGCCTGCCGGTGGTGCGGCGCCCGGTGGCAGTACGGGCACGGAAGTCAAGCCAGGCAATGCGGCTGCACCTGCCTGA
- a CDS encoding RlmE family RNA methyltransferase, producing MAKNRFNHSWLHDHINDPYVKLAQREGYRARAAYKLKEIDEQDKLVRPGQLIVDLGATPGSWSQYVRNKLAASTRRGAEREGGIDGTIIALDLLPMEPIADVHFIQGDFREDSVLAQLEEIVGERQVDLVISDMAPNLSGVALADAARIEHVCDLALEFSQNHLKPDGALLVKCFHGSGYSQIVEKFKQQFRTVAARKPKASRDKSAETFILGKHLKHPR from the coding sequence ATGGCAAAAAACCGTTTCAACCATTCGTGGCTCCACGATCATATCAACGATCCCTACGTAAAACTGGCGCAACGCGAGGGCTATCGTGCCCGAGCGGCTTACAAACTCAAGGAAATCGACGAGCAGGACAAACTGGTTCGGCCTGGCCAGCTCATCGTCGATCTCGGTGCGACGCCAGGCAGCTGGAGCCAGTACGTCCGCAACAAACTGGCCGCGAGCACACGGCGCGGCGCTGAACGCGAAGGCGGAATTGATGGCACGATTATTGCCCTTGATTTGCTGCCGATGGAACCGATTGCGGATGTGCATTTTATTCAGGGCGATTTCCGTGAGGATAGCGTGCTGGCACAGCTTGAAGAAATCGTCGGCGAACGTCAGGTTGATCTTGTAATTTCAGACATGGCGCCCAATCTGTCAGGCGTTGCGCTCGCGGATGCGGCCCGGATTGAGCATGTTTGCGATCTTGCGCTGGAATTTTCACAAAATCATTTAAAGCCTGACGGAGCATTGCTGGTCAAATGTTTTCATGGCAGCGGCTATAGCCAGATCGTTGAAAAATTCAAGCAACAGTTTCGCACCGTGGCCGCGCGCAAACCCAAGGCATCGCGCGATAAATCGGCAGAAACGTTTATTTTGGGCAAACATTTGAAGCATCCCCGCTAA
- a CDS encoding YhbY family RNA-binding protein: MPVLKVSSDQRAELRSQAHALKPVVLIGAEGLTDAVLAEIRVHLNVHQLIKIRVFGDEREARVAIYEQICDQLNAAPIQHIGKLLVIWKPEAAPTAPVKVKRGALPSAREAAQDTKTDSKGRAPRVVKVVKPTENPMHKPRAKKVLVRGNERVTAGGNIKRAKKRQVSAKRQHQSSK, encoded by the coding sequence ATGCCAGTTCTTAAAGTATCTTCCGACCAGCGCGCCGAATTGCGCTCCCAGGCACATGCGCTCAAACCGGTTGTGCTAATCGGCGCCGAAGGTCTGACTGACGCCGTACTGGCGGAAATCCGCGTGCACCTTAATGTCCATCAACTGATCAAGATCCGCGTGTTTGGCGACGAACGTGAAGCGCGCGTCGCCATCTATGAGCAAATCTGCGACCAGTTGAACGCCGCGCCCATTCAGCACATTGGCAAGCTGCTGGTGATCTGGAAACCCGAGGCAGCGCCAACGGCTCCCGTCAAGGTCAAACGCGGCGCGCTTCCCAGTGCGCGCGAAGCTGCGCAGGACACCAAGACCGACAGCAAAGGGCGTGCGCCACGCGTAGTGAAAGTCGTCAAACCTACCGAAAACCCCATGCATAAACCTCGCGCCAAAAAAGTGCTGGTTCGGGGCAATGAACGCGTCACCGCGGGTGGCAACATCAAACGGGCGAAAAAACGCCAGGTAAGCGCCAAACGCCAGCATCAATCATCAAAGTAA
- the greA gene encoding transcription elongation factor GreA, which translates to MSTIPLTKRGAEKLREELQRMKSVERPAVINAIAEARAQGDLSENAEYDAAKEKQSFIEGRIAEIESMLAGAQVIDPALVDADGRVVFGATIALEDLDSGVSVTYQIVGDDEADLEHGLISISSPIARALIGKSEGDVASVQAPGGVREYEIISVRYV; encoded by the coding sequence ATGAGCACTATTCCATTGACGAAGCGCGGCGCAGAGAAATTGCGCGAAGAGTTGCAGCGCATGAAATCGGTTGAACGCCCGGCCGTGATTAATGCCATTGCTGAGGCGCGGGCACAGGGCGATTTATCGGAAAACGCCGAATACGATGCGGCCAAGGAAAAGCAGAGCTTTATCGAGGGCCGGATTGCGGAAATCGAATCGATGCTGGCTGGCGCGCAAGTGATTGATCCCGCGCTGGTGGATGCGGATGGCCGCGTGGTGTTTGGCGCGACGATTGCGCTGGAGGATCTTGATTCGGGGGTCTCGGTGACTTATCAGATCGTCGGTGACGATGAGGCCGACCTCGAACATGGTCTGATTTCGATTAGCTCGCCTATTGCGCGGGCCCTGATCGGCAAGTCCGAAGGCGATGTGGCCTCGGTGCAGGCGCCAGGCGGGGTGCGCGAATACGAAATCATCTCGGTGCGTTACGTGTGA
- a CDS encoding DUF4149 domain-containing protein, with product MKRGTKCCPMMSGAPQRIFCLLTVVWVGSLLTLGYAVAPVLFTSLDRMTAGMMAAQLFRLEAFTGVVCGVLLLGLANMLVRRGWQGYRKLRWLVAGMLLCVLVGYFGLQPFMNALRLAALSEGTDVGHSAYASRFGMLHGVSSVFYLLESLLGLALVWMLPVGPRSLPDDAAMAEENAG from the coding sequence ATGAAGCGCGGTACAAAGTGTTGTCCGATGATGTCCGGTGCGCCGCAGCGCATTTTCTGCCTGCTAACGGTGGTTTGGGTCGGCAGCCTGCTCACATTGGGTTATGCGGTGGCGCCAGTGCTGTTTACGTCGCTCGACCGGATGACGGCGGGCATGATGGCGGCGCAGTTGTTCCGCCTCGAAGCTTTCACGGGTGTGGTTTGTGGCGTGTTGCTGCTTGGGCTGGCCAACATGCTGGTCCGCCGTGGCTGGCAGGGCTATCGCAAGCTGCGCTGGCTGGTCGCCGGAATGCTGCTGTGCGTGCTGGTGGGATACTTCGGGCTGCAACCGTTTATGAACGCGTTGCGGCTTGCCGCGCTGAGCGAGGGCACTGACGTGGGTCATTCCGCTTATGCCAGCCGTTTTGGCATGCTTCATGGCGTGTCGAGCGTCTTTTATCTGCTTGAAAGCCTGCTGGGGCTCGCACTGGTATGGATGCTGCCGGTGGGACCACGTTCCCTACCTGATGATGCAGCCATGGCGGAGGAGAATGCCGGTTAA
- the carB gene encoding carbamoyl-phosphate synthase large subunit, producing the protein MPKRTDIKSILIIGAGPIIIGQACEFDYSGAQACKALREEGFKVILVNSNPATIMTDPNTADVTYIEPITWEVVERIIARERPDAILPTMGGQTALNCALDLHQHGVLAKYKVELIGASPEAIDKAEDRQKFKDAMTKIGLGSAKSGVAHSMEEALKVQAEIAAATGSGGYPVVIRPSFTLGGSGGGIAYNRDEFEEICKRGLDLSPTRELLIEESLLGWKEYEMEVVRDKKDNCIIVCSIENLDPMGIHTGDSITVAPAQTLTDKEYQILRNASLAVLREIGVDTGGSNVQFSINPKDGRMVVIEMNPRVSRSSALASKATGFPIAKIAAKLAVGYTLDELKNEITGGQTPASFEPTIDYVVTKIPRFAFEKFRAADSRLTTQMKSVGEVMAIGRTFQESFQKALRGLEVGVDGLDEKTVSRDEIIREIGEAGPDRIWYVGDAFRIGMTQQDIFEETSIDPWFLAQIEQIILKEKALAGRTLASLSKAELYFLKQSGFSDRRLAKLLDASPAQVRQRRIELDVRPVYKRVDTCAAEFATKTAYMYSTYEEECEAHPTSNKKIMVLGGGPNRIGQGIEFDYCCVHAALAMREDGYETIMVNCNPETVSTDYDTSDRLYFESLTLEDVLEIVDKEKPVGVIVQYGGQTPLKLALDLEANGVPIIGTSPDMIDAAEDRERFQKLLHDLGLRQPPNRTARAEDEALRLADEIGYPLVVRPSYVLGGRAMEIVHEPRDLERYMREAVKVSHDSPVLLDRFLNDAIECDVDCISDGEAVFIGGVMEHIEQAGVHSGDSACSLPPYSLSAPTIAELKRQTAAMARALNVVGLMNVQFAIQQVPQEGGGAQDVIYVLEVNPRASRTVPYVSKATSLPLAKIAARAMVGQTLAAQGVTKEIDPPYFSVKEAVFPFVKFPSVDPVLGPEMRSTGEVMGVGQTFGEALFKSQLAAGSRLPESGTVLLTVMDADKAKAVEVARMLHELGYPIVATKGTAAAIDAAGVPVKVVNKVKDGRPHIVDMIKNGEIALVFTTVDETRAAIADSRSIRMSAQANKVTYYTTMSGARAAVEGLRYLKDLEVYDLQGLHARLN; encoded by the coding sequence ATGCCGAAGCGGACAGACATCAAGAGCATTCTTATCATCGGCGCGGGTCCGATCATCATCGGGCAGGCGTGCGAGTTCGATTATTCGGGCGCGCAGGCGTGCAAGGCGCTGCGTGAGGAAGGCTTCAAGGTCATTCTCGTCAACAGCAATCCGGCGACGATCATGACGGACCCGAACACGGCCGATGTCACCTACATCGAGCCGATCACCTGGGAAGTGGTTGAGCGGATCATTGCCCGTGAGCGCCCGGATGCCATTTTGCCGACGATGGGCGGACAGACCGCGCTGAACTGCGCGCTTGATTTGCATCAGCACGGCGTGCTGGCCAAGTACAAGGTCGAGCTGATTGGAGCCTCGCCCGAAGCGATCGACAAGGCCGAAGACCGGCAGAAATTCAAGGATGCCATGACGAAGATTGGCCTCGGTTCGGCCAAATCGGGCGTTGCGCATTCGATGGAAGAAGCCCTCAAGGTGCAAGCTGAGATTGCCGCGGCCACGGGTAGCGGGGGTTATCCGGTGGTGATCAGGCCATCGTTCACACTGGGCGGCTCGGGCGGCGGGATTGCCTATAACCGCGACGAATTTGAAGAAATCTGCAAGCGCGGGCTAGACCTGTCGCCGACGCGTGAACTGTTGATCGAAGAATCGTTGCTGGGCTGGAAAGAGTACGAGATGGAAGTGGTCCGCGACAAAAAGGACAACTGCATCATCGTGTGTTCGATTGAGAACCTCGACCCGATGGGGATTCACACGGGCGATTCGATCACCGTCGCTCCCGCTCAGACCTTGACCGACAAGGAATATCAAATCCTGCGCAATGCTTCGCTGGCCGTGCTGCGCGAGATCGGCGTGGATACCGGGGGCTCGAATGTCCAGTTCTCGATCAATCCCAAAGATGGCCGGATGGTCGTGATCGAAATGAACCCGCGTGTGTCGCGCTCGTCCGCGCTGGCCTCCAAGGCGACGGGGTTTCCGATTGCCAAGATTGCCGCGAAGCTGGCCGTGGGCTACACGCTCGACGAGCTGAAAAACGAAATCACCGGGGGCCAAACCCCCGCCTCGTTCGAGCCGACGATTGACTACGTCGTGACGAAAATCCCCCGTTTTGCGTTCGAGAAATTCCGCGCCGCCGATTCGCGTCTGACGACACAGATGAAATCGGTGGGCGAAGTGATGGCGATTGGCCGCACGTTCCAGGAGTCGTTCCAGAAAGCGTTACGCGGGCTGGAAGTCGGCGTCGATGGGCTTGATGAGAAAACCGTCAGCCGCGATGAAATCATCCGCGAGATCGGCGAAGCGGGCCCTGACCGGATCTGGTACGTCGGCGATGCATTCCGGATCGGCATGACGCAGCAGGATATCTTCGAAGAGACCTCGATCGACCCGTGGTTCCTCGCGCAAATCGAGCAGATCATCCTGAAGGAAAAGGCGCTGGCGGGCCGCACGCTTGCCAGTTTGTCCAAAGCCGAACTTTATTTTCTGAAGCAAAGCGGTTTTTCCGACCGGCGTCTGGCGAAGCTGCTGGACGCGAGCCCGGCGCAAGTGCGCCAGCGTCGCATCGAGCTCGACGTGCGCCCGGTGTACAAGCGCGTCGATACCTGTGCGGCCGAGTTCGCCACGAAAACCGCCTACATGTATTCGACCTACGAGGAAGAATGCGAAGCCCATCCCACCAGCAACAAAAAGATCATGGTGCTGGGCGGCGGGCCGAACCGCATTGGCCAGGGGATCGAGTTCGATTACTGCTGCGTGCACGCGGCGCTGGCGATGCGCGAAGACGGCTATGAAACGATCATGGTCAACTGCAACCCTGAAACCGTTTCGACTGATTACGACACGTCCGATCGCCTGTATTTCGAATCGTTGACACTCGAAGACGTGCTTGAAATCGTCGACAAGGAAAAGCCTGTGGGCGTGATCGTCCAGTATGGCGGCCAGACGCCGCTGAAACTGGCGCTGGATCTGGAAGCCAATGGCGTGCCGATCATCGGCACCTCGCCGGACATGATCGATGCCGCCGAGGACCGCGAGCGCTTCCAGAAACTGCTGCACGATCTGGGTCTGCGCCAGCCGCCAAACCGCACCGCTCGCGCTGAAGACGAGGCGTTGCGGCTGGCCGATGAGATTGGGTATCCGCTGGTGGTGCGTCCATCCTATGTGCTGGGCGGTCGCGCGATGGAAATCGTGCATGAGCCACGCGATCTCGAGCGCTATATGCGCGAGGCGGTCAAGGTTTCGCACGATTCACCGGTGCTGCTCGACCGTTTCCTGAACGATGCGATTGAATGCGATGTGGACTGTATTTCCGACGGTGAAGCGGTCTTTATCGGCGGTGTCATGGAACACATTGAACAGGCCGGCGTTCACTCGGGCGATTCGGCCTGTTCGCTGCCGCCGTATTCGCTGTCGGCCCCCACCATTGCCGAGCTCAAGCGGCAGACGGCGGCGATGGCTCGCGCGCTGAACGTCGTTGGGCTGATGAACGTGCAGTTCGCCATTCAGCAGGTGCCACAGGAGGGCGGGGGCGCGCAGGACGTGATTTACGTGCTCGAAGTCAATCCCCGGGCATCGCGCACGGTGCCTTATGTCTCGAAGGCGACCAGTTTGCCGCTAGCGAAGATCGCCGCACGGGCGATGGTGGGCCAGACGCTGGCCGCCCAGGGGGTAACGAAAGAAATTGACCCGCCGTATTTCAGCGTGAAGGAAGCGGTGTTTCCGTTCGTCAAGTTCCCGAGCGTTGATCCTGTGCTGGGGCCTGAGATGCGCTCGACGGGTGAGGTGATGGGGGTGGGGCAGACCTTCGGTGAAGCGCTCTTCAAGTCGCAACTGGCCGCCGGTTCGCGTTTGCCTGAATCGGGCACGGTGTTGCTGACGGTGATGGATGCGGACAAGGCCAAAGCGGTCGAAGTCGCACGCATGCTGCACGAGCTGGGTTATCCGATTGTCGCCACCAAGGGGACCGCCGCGGCAATTGATGCAGCGGGCGTGCCTGTGAAGGTGGTGAACAAGGTCAAGGACGGCCGTCCGCATATTGTCGACATGATCAAGAATGGCGAGATTGCGCTGGTGTTCACGACGGTCGATGAAACGCGTGCGGCCATTGCCGATTCGCGTTCGATCCGGATGAGTGCCCAGGCCAACAAGGTCACGTATTACACGACGATGTCAGGCGCGCGGGCGGCGGTTGAAGGCCTGCGTTATCTGAAGGACCTCGAAGTCTATGATTTACAAGGGCTCCACGCTCGCCTAAACTGA